A single region of the Massilia sp. erpn genome encodes:
- a CDS encoding GatB/YqeY domain-containing protein has protein sequence MGLKAQISDDMKNAMRAKEAGKLATIRLLLAEIKRKEVDEQIEVDDAQTVAIVEKMIKQRKDSITQFEAGGRADLADIEKAELVVLAAYMPAGLSDEEVAAAVAAAVASTGAAGPQDMGKVMGVLKPQLAGRADMTVVSALVKKALTPA, from the coding sequence ATGGGCTTGAAAGCACAAATCTCCGACGACATGAAAAACGCGATGCGCGCCAAGGAAGCCGGCAAGCTGGCCACCATCCGCCTGCTGCTGGCTGAAATCAAGCGCAAGGAAGTGGACGAGCAGATCGAAGTGGACGACGCCCAGACCGTGGCCATCGTCGAAAAAATGATCAAGCAGCGCAAGGATTCGATCACCCAGTTCGAAGCCGGCGGCCGCGCCGACCTGGCCGATATCGAGAAAGCCGAACTGGTCGTGCTGGCCGCCTATATGCCGGCCGGCCTGTCGGACGAAGAAGTGGCCGCTGCCGTGGCCGCCGCTGTGGCGTCCACCGGCGCCGCCGGCCCGCAGGATATGGGCAAGGTGATGGGCGTGCTGAAGCCGCAGCTGGCTGGCCGCGCCGACATGACCGTGGTCTCGGCCCTGGTGAAAAAAGCGCTGACCCCGGCGTAA